The genomic stretch GCCTCCTGGAGCTTCTGGCTAAGGTTCTCTACTTCCCCTGAGAATGAAAACATTGCTACTTCTGAGGGAAGaatggcaaagaagaaaaaaatatgagaagagaGTGATTTAATTTTAAGCAGCTTCAAACATTTACTCTCCTTGTTTCTTTTCCAGAACTGACGTGAAGATCTAAGAAGGTAATAGGTGCAAAGCAGTTTACTTAAGTCAGGGATTGTACtgctttcactttctctttttccccgCCCATCCCCCATCTCTATCCTGCTGCAgggctttctctttccctgtcaCTTTCATCTGATCTGACATTTCTGCCTGCTGCTGGTGATGTTTCAGAACACCTGAATTCCGGTGGACACTGGGTGCACAACAGTCTTTTTCTGGTGTGTAGAAGCCAAAGGTCACAATATTGGTCTCTAAACACAGGACACAGGAGGAACCTGGAAAGATATTTGAAAGGAGACTAGCAGGGACCAAGGTTTCCTGCCTGTTCCATCAGGCACTCTTCTCCTTTCATACTCATCCTATGTGTCTAAAGAAATATGCCTAACCCcacaaaaaaagtcatttaaatatttagtttttccagttttattaatTATCTAATAAGAGCTTCAAATAGAAGAACATGGTTCATGTTAAGCTCTTTGAAATGTCAGAATGAGCTCTTGGATTCCCATTTCTCTGTGTAGGCACTTCCCATAAACCCCAGTTCACCCAATGAAAAGCCCTGAAATAAAATGAGATCATTTGAGATCTAGCAGTGAATGAGGGCACAGGAAATGGCCACTGAAAGCACAGCAAACAAACATGATAACTTGGCATTTTTACAGGCTTCTTACTTAGAAAAATTCTGGAGCACTTTTAGtaaatgcttctttttcttttgttttcattctttttaaaattgattttgcaattacagttgtcccatttttttctctccctttttttcccctccaccctgtaacccCCTGCTACAAggactctcccccaccccttagtttgtgtccatgggtcgtacatttaagttcttgggcttctgcatttcctatactattcttaacctccccctgtgtattttgtaattaccatttctgcttcttattcactgtaccttctTCCCCAATCTTCCCCCTCTCAGTTTCcactcataaccctccatgtgatctccatttctatgattctgttcatgatctagttgtttgcttagtttgtttttgtttttgttactttgaAGGTTCagcagttgatagttgtgagtttgttttgctgttctgttcatagttttgatcatcttctttttcttagattagacGCTTcgacatttcatatagtaagggcctggtgatgaggaactcctttaactttatctgggaaacactttatctgccctcccattctgaatgatagctttgctggatacagtaatcttggaagAAGGtctttccttgcctttcatgacttggaatacttctttccagccccttcttgcctgcaagatttcttttgaaatcagctgatagtctgatgggaactcctttgtaggtaactgtctcctttcctcttgctgcttttcagattctctccttatctttgatcttgggcaatgtaattatgatgtgctttggtgtgttcctccttgggtccaacttctttgggaccctctgagcttcctggacttcctggaagtctatttcgtttaccagattggggaagttctccttcattatgtgttcaaataacttttccacttgttgatcttcctcttctccttctggtatccctataatttggatgttggaatatttaaagttgtcccggtttcccagcctctcctcattgttttgagttcatgtttattcattcaattctGGTTGAgtgttacttcttccttctgctccaaatctttgatttgagttttggtttccttcccttcatcattggttccctgtatattttgcttcatttcacttcacatagccttcacttcttcctctagtTTGCAACCATACTGAACtatttctgtgagcctcctgactaccagtgttttgaactctgtatgtgataggttgactgtctcttcattgcttagttttatttttggagctttgatctcttctttcatttgggccatatttctttgtctcagtgcacctgttttgttctaaggggcagagccttaggagttcaccaggatggggcaacccactctcctgagttgtggtgctgtatgtgggggaggggtccaaaagggaacaatgccacttgctcgaCTCTCTGGTTTTCCACCATTTCTgacgctacccacaagcaaactgggctttccccagtgaactctcctgtgaggctgggagtttctcccaccaccacaagtCCCACAGAtctttacagccagaggttttgaggctctatttccctgcaTTGGAACTCTGAGTGGCTGCAGTCTGTCTCGCTGTCCAGTTGTTCCCCCTGGTTTATTGGCATGCTAATACGGAACTGCTGGGACCACCAGCAGCTGCCTCGCCCACCtgttcctccagctgccaccttgcctccgGTCTTCTGTGCCCCAGCTGACTGTCTCTGCTtatcctaccagtctgaatgaatgtttcttctttaactccttggttgtcggaattccgtacagtttgattttctggcagttcctgttgttttttgtttctaacttgttgttgtccttcctttggttgtgtgaggaggcaaagtgtatgcACCTATTCCTCCATGTTGGTCAGAAgtcctttttgtttccttttttttttaaatgtgttttgtgGCAATGTTCTGAAAGTTTGGGATAGTGGATTGATTAACTTGGAATGTTAGGAGGATCAGAGTGATTGAGTAAATTCCCTGAAGAAACACTGCTCATGCAGTCCTTTATGTCCAAATCCAAATAGCAAGAGCCAGTGAGTGAGCATCACCTTTAGCTATCTCTGAGATCACAGTAGTGAAGAGTGTCTAGGACTAAgtgtggggaaatggaggcaCTGTGTTGTGAGGGTGGATGTGTGATTGTTTTAGCATGTGGAAGGTGGGAGTCAGcatttgatttttggctttggATTGATCTCATGTAGCTGCTTTGGTTTGGGACAGGTTTAGAGAGCTCaagaaaggacattttataaAGACAGTTTTCTGAGCCTGCAAGACACTTAGGAACCCTCTTCGATTATCTCATTTGACAGACCAGAAAACCAATATCTAAGGAGGTGAACAAGTTTTCCCAAAGTAATATAGCAATTGGCCCCATGGGGCTGAGCCAGGGTTATTTATCCTATGTCTTCTCAGGGCATGCTTCATATATCCTGCCAGGACAGTCCGAATAGGCTGCTCATGGTCCAACCACTCCATACAAACTCTGATTGTCTTCTCCTGGGTGCATCAGGAAGAGACCATAAGTATTCAAGGTTTTTAGTCACTGAGGTCCCAGGGCTACAGACTGGACAGTCACAAGTGAAGGCTGGGAGTGGTGGGTTGTTGTTAATAGGGAAAAGTTCTCAACACAGAAGGACCATTCCGTATTTGGAACAAGGAGGGCACATGGATTGGGTGAGGGGAGAAGTGCTTGATCAGAGAGTATTCTTGTGTTTTGACTCACCCCagcaaaagtgaaagaaaattcatGAGATCATGTGAGAACAAAGAGCACCGGAAGACTAGGCAAACATGCAGGGGATTTCCAACTCAGCTGCTTATATAGAAGCTGGATGCAAAGTCCTCTTTCTGACTCCTGTTTCCTCAGTCTCTGGTTTCTGCTGCTCCCTTGATTGCAGAGATGGCTTCCACTGCTTCCTGCCTCCGTGTAAGCTGGGGTTTGATCATGGTGATGGGGACAGGGAAAGCACCTTCAAGAGATGGGGATCTTAGGAATGGATAGGGCACAGTGCTCAGGGAGatggggaggctgggaaggctTCTTGAAGGGGATGACAGAAGCACCGATAGCTCCAGAATGTGAAGGCAGTTTCTGTGAAGAAAAGCTGGTTATTTGGCTCCTGAGTTTTCTTTTGTGTCAGGCCTTGGACTGGCCACTGTGAGGGATAAATGTAAGAGGTGGGTTTGGGCTTTGTGCTCAATAGGGCTGGCAAAATTTGAAACTATGGAAATATTGCCTGAAGGCATTTTTCTCTTATCCTGTTTAGGTGTCCAGGACTCTTACAGTTAAACTTCCTTCTCCTCTCAAAAGAGAGTTTCACAAAACTCATTTATCCTAAGTTGTTAATGAACTGATACATTACCTTATGTAAGAATATGTACCCTATGAAGAGAACCTGAAATAAGGGCAATGCTTAGCACAGAAGAGACAGTACAGTGAAGAAATTCCTGTGATCTCTAAATAgggaagatatatatttttttgaacaGAGCATGAGAGAGGTCCTCCCAAGCTTTCAAGAGACAGCACAGGGATTAGCTTCTGAAGACTTAGATGGTGTCCCTACCTTTTGTGAGTGAGGCCCTGTTTTAATTAAAGAATGAGATCATATTCTACAATGGGTAGGTATAAAAACACAGGAAACACAGATGAACAAATATACTCGAACATAGTGTCACTTTAATATCTGTCATTATTATAAAGcaatgagacatttaaaaatgaaactaaagtaCAGGGGGTATTTTTCTACAGTAGTCATGGAGGGCAGCAATGTGCATACCCAATTAGGCTGCCAAATCTCGGAAATTCTATTTGGGAGTTGTTTTAAGAGTCTGGTGTACACCTTTGGatgctttgtatttctatttGGTTTTCAATATTTGACAAACTTTATCTGGCTAGGAAGTAGGTAAATGTGGTAGGAAATTATTAATGACAATTTTGGGATGGATAAGAAAGAAGTACAATGATAAGGaataagactgatttttttttgttgttcgaGTTGTAACCTGAGAATTCCAAAAGAGAAGTTCCAAGAAAGGCTGAGCCACAGCTTGTTTTGAAGGAGCTGGAGGACCAGACAGACAATGAAGGGCAGGAGAAATTCAGGAGAGGGAACGAGGGGTGTAAAACTTGGCAGATATTCTTGGCAACTGTCTGTTGGCCTTCATTGTCCAGGTGAATGTTCATTATGAGAAATGGGAACCAATGACCTTCACTGCCAACATGGAAGACAGAGTGAAGAAGATCAGTGAACATGTCCGATCTAAGACCAAGGTTCCTGTGCAGGATCAGGTCCTTCAGCTGGGCTCGAAGACCCTAAAGCCCCACAGGAAGCTATCATCTTATGGTATTGACAAGAAGACGACCATCCATCTCACCCTGAAGGTGGTGAAGCCCAGTGATGAGGAACTTCCCTTAGTTCTGGTGGAGTCAGGTGATGAGGGTCAGAGGCACCTCCTCCACGTGCGAAGGCATAGCTCCGTGGCCCAGGTGAAAGAGATGATCGAATCCAAGACTGGTGTAACTCCTGAGAAACAGATTGTGACTTGCAATGGAAAGAGACTAGAGGATGGGAACACCATGGCAAATTATAGCATCAGAAGGGGCACTTTACTCTTCTTGACATACCACTGCATTGGGGGGTGACTATCCTGGGGACAGGGTGATAGTTGGAGCAAAAgaccttattttcttttatttcttactcaACAACCACATCCTTTAATGAATTCTCAAAATTATTGAGAAAGAAATCAATAGAATGCTTAGATTTGGAGGTGGGTGTTGTTAAACTGTAGAATACTTTTTAACTCTATGATTCTTTGATTCTAACATAATTAAGCAGCAGGATTGTGTGTATTACTGAGAacagaaaataagtttttaaggCATATTAGACATACCATTCAGAGCCAGCTTGCCAATTAATGCTTTCTTGGTTCCTTCTGATTTATAGAAACACTCCCATTGCCTTTACGATCCAAAAACAGTAAGATTTAGGCTGGGATCAATGTTCTGTTAACTTCTGTGTTTCCATCTATGTGTAAGCCAGTGCTTCAGCTATCATATTACTAGATAATTGTTGAACCAAATTGAATTTCTATTTGTAGAGAACAGTGAAATGATTTATTATGAAGTGAATTAGTCAATCTGACATGGTCACAATTTAGCTAATAAAGAATTTAGAAGTTAAATTAAACTATCTCTGTCTCCTTATTCAAAGCTGTTTGCTACAAAATGAAACCTGGCACCATGCTCCCTCTTACTCTCTCTGTCCCATACCCAATTAAAAACGGTCCTAATTTCTGGGGATTTTGGAGGGcatggaaatatattttccctgaTGATCTAGGGAGTTTTTGCCCTGTGGGGGTTGGTGCTGCTTGGTTACAGATGCTTCAGGAGGGAATGAACTTTCTAGAAGGTGGGGGGTTGTGGAGCAAtgtctgccctgcctgccttAGGGCCTAGCAGGTCTTCTCTAGGTTAGAAGTATTGGTTTGGGTAAGGGGTCTAGAGGTTGACTAATCTCTGAATTGACCCCAACACTCTGCCCAGGTTCTGGCTAATAGAGCTTTTTCCTTTCTGGTTCCTTCACTACCAGGTTCTGTCTTGGGAAATCATGTCCCTTCCTTCATCTTACTCCCTTCATTTATTCCTCTGTCCTACTGTCCTTCTCTCATGTTCCCTTACTGGCCACATGCATGTTTTTCTCATAACCTGAGACATGTCTACCTTCTTCCCCACCAGTCTAGTCCCTTCCTATCTTTAAACCTTGCTCAAGAACCACCTCCTTGAAGAAGAGTGTCTCACCTTAACCCCACTCAGCACAAACTacactgatggatgtttctcatcAAACATACGGGACAAGTGTTTTGTGGTGGGAATTTGTCACCTGGTTAGGTGGGCATTAGATTGGACTGGTTTCCCTATATGAGAGACCATGGGTGGGGTCTCCTGCAAGGTAGAGTCTACGATTTGTCATCAATTTGAAAGACTTCTGATGGCAGACACCAGGGAGTCTTCCATGGTGTCTTCCACCAGACAGGGAGAGAGCTAAAGCTAAGCATCATGTCATCCACGTCATCTTACCAGCATATGGATTCTTGAGAGGTGGTTACACTGTCTCCTCAGACTGGAAAGCTCTTCCCCAAATCACGCTTTCTCTTTTTATCAGCCAAGGTGAAAGCCTGAGGGCCGTTTCCCCATCTATAGACCTGcatttataataaagaatatggagattttttttctcagcacatGAATGTTTTCTTAATAGGAGGAAGGAATATCCACTATTAACCTTAGACTTCCTGAGGACAAATCTTGCAG from Phyllostomus discolor isolate MPI-MPIP mPhyDis1 chromosome 4, mPhyDis1.pri.v3, whole genome shotgun sequence encodes the following:
- the LOC114495496 gene encoding ubiquitin D-like, with amino-acid sequence MASTASCLRVNVHYEKWEPMTFTANMEDRVKKISEHVRSKTKVPVQDQVLQLGSKTLKPHRKLSSYGIDKKTTIHLTLKVVKPSDEELPLVLVESGDEGQRHLLHVRRHSSVAQVKEMIESKTGVTPEKQIVTCNGKRLEDGNTMANYSIRRGTLLFLTYHCIGG